CACAGGAAACTCGCGCTTCACTGCTTTCCATAGGAATAGAGGACGTATTTTCAATAGGAATAGAGGAGTTAAAAATGCGATTATATTCTCTGATCAATTTCTGCGTATTTCCACCAGTCCTACATTGATTTTTCCaagtatttacaacaatttttgttttttcctttggttgcgacgccattgtcaaaaacaagtagtcaatataagaaatacagtagtgaccttaagcgctattactttacctttagtcacaaaaaagtaacaatagtcGCTAGAGGATCTGTtatagcgaaaaattatactcctatttgacttaaagtaatgcaagagagttttgtataacttcaagcatttggttctatataagattaaataaacaccattgtaaggctggtagcgcttattaacgctattgtgcaactttagtttcttgtaaagagtttaatatcacctgcatagcacttttggaggtagtaactaattcttattcttatttagatcttagagttctaagattcacttaaagctataacacaaaatgctgtgcatgtacaacagtgttaagatttgccataatacatccataacctttaagctcgcctaattgtcgcgcttgtaactctgtattataagtagaagtaATATACGTTACTTGGTACGCCACTTTATCGCCAAAAGTCATAAGTGCTGCTACTGTAATGCCTTTCTAGCccactaagtaacaaaataagctcTAATCGTCGCCTAAATGTTTCTTGGGTTGGGTAGACTCTAACGCCCAACGATATTTGTGTGAAGTTTAACTAAGTAGttaccttattattattaattaaaatttaagattgCTCGAATGGTCATTATGCTCTCAAATTTAAAGTTGATCGTAATGACTTAATTTGTGACGACTACTACGACCTTGTCTAGtgacttaattataaaaaatcataaatacttacttatccataataaaattaataattaacataaaatggTCTGTTTGTAACGCTGAATGGACGTCGAGCGTAAAAAAGGTGAGAGAAGTCAATTTTAGGATATAATCTATGTCGTGATTCAGTCAAGTCGATAGTCAGTCCTCTTTTTCAGAAGTATAGTCAGTTGTCCTCCGAAAACCGTCATAATAAACCGTcaaatacataggtacctccatacttacctacataaatcacacctctttctctgagggtaggcagaaactatatTTTCTACTTGCCATTATCTCTGAATACTTACCTTTCTATAGCATATTTCGGtttatatacattcataactctcttaatgctagctcggcggtttcgggtactcttgtcCTGACCTTTTGGCAGGAATTTGAATAAGGTACGTTCGTcaaggccttcccactcctaCCTTCCCATTAACTCTCCTTgtttatttgcttagtcaGGCTTCCATTCATCCCCTCCTCACGACCAAAGaccatcttaacatattttaccttttctattcctgtaactaacTTCTTTgacacatcacaacattcccctaacacatattttaattcttgCATGGAAATCGAAATAACATAggattattccgatttctatgattTACTGCGAATAAGGTAGCGTTTGCGctcgaaaatattttagtatatttttaacaactttTGGCGcgaaacttaaaaatattaaatttttgcggaattgttttttttcattctgGTCTGTGAGCGAAGAAAGAACATAGCCTGTGACagttgcttctcttcccgtgcaaattgtaaaacccttaaaaaaactaaaggtGTCTTCTACATCACGTATATAGAtgtactaaatataaatagtataggtacttaaagtttcaggatatatttattaacactcTCATCGCCACGTGGTACGCCGGCCACCCACAAAACTTCGAGTGCAGCCGGCCattgtagtattttgattttgtttggGCAAGCCATGTGGGCGGCCGGCGCCCCACAACTTTCTCGCCAAATCACAGCCGAATTGTCTaagaactattatttttattacttattatgcACGCCATCAGTGTAATTAGGTCAGTTGGCCGCGCGCCGCCCACGTAGCCTGCAGGAAGAGAATTTCGCGCGCTTTTTTACCCCGCGCGCCGCGTTTTCAAAATGTCGGACTCGGAAAGTGATCCAGACTATCAACCATCGTATTCTTCGCAATCTGCATCATCTAGCGATGAAAGTTCGTCACATAGTGAAGAAGATGGGCGTCCAATTCAGCCGAGGGCTCCGACGCCGACGTCAAATTGGTATCAATCTGATGGATCTCGACAGAAGCAGTTCCCACTGGACATTCAACCAGGTATCAATGTTCCGAACGATTGTGATTCAGAATTGAGTATATACCGACTGTTTCTTACTGAAGACGTGATGGACCTCATGGTGAATATGACTAATTGTTATGctaataaaactttaacacTTAATCGTGTCACACGCAATATGAGGCTATCAAAATGGACAGACTGTACTCCAGAAGAAATGCTGAAATTCCTCGGCCTTCTGATTTACATGGGACTAAAGAAATTACCTAGAATTAGTGACTATTGGAGTAAAAACATTCTTTACGAAAGCAAAGTATGTCGCCAGGTGATGAGCAGAAATAGATTCGAGTTGTTGCTCAGGTGTTGGCACTTCGAAGACACCATTTTCCTTGGACCTAGTCATGCTGATCGCCTCATAAGGATAAGGCGGTTTCTGGAGCTGCTTacaaaaaattttcataatgtGAAAACACCGGGTGAATATGTTACCATAGACGAAAGCATGGTAGCTTTTAGAGGACGTATATCATTTATGCAATACATTCCTGGCAAACGCCACAAATAcggaataaaactttttaagctGTGTGACGATGATGGTTATGCGCTCGACATCATTGTGTACGAAGGAAAAACGGCAAATAGACAGGACAGTGTAGCCACAGACGTAGTGATGAAGCTATGCCAACCTTATTTGGGAGTTGGCAGAAGTGTGGTCACAGATAACTTTTACACCAGCGTTGATCTAGCAAAAAAGCTTTTGGATAACAATACTCATCTGATTGGCACTCTTCGCAAGAATAGGAAAGGGTTGCCGAAGAAAGTTATTCAGGAAAAGTTGAAGAAGGGTGAAATGATTGCAATGGAAAATAGTGACGGAATTCTCGTTCTCAAATGGAAAGACAAACGTGAAGTTTTTGCTTTGTCGACGAAGCACTCCATTGGCTTTGTTAGTTGCAAAagcaagaggaatcccaacaAGACAGTGTTGAAACACAAGTGTTCCATCGATTTATCTGATCAATTGGCGAGTTACTCTAGTCCAGCTAGAAGAAATATTCGTTGGTTTCAGAAACTTGCTGTTGATCTACTGTTTTCTACTGCTGTCACAAATGCTTACATCACCTATAAAAAACACAAGAATCTGCACAGCAAGACTTATACCATTACAAAATTTAGGGAGAACCTCTGTCTACAGATGCTGGGAATAAAGGACTCTAATCCAGCAGAGAGCTCACTTCGGCAGCCAGAACATAAGTTCAGCAAGTCACTGCTCACAGACCACAGAAGCAGATTAGTTCGTCGTCGGTGCATTCATTGCTATGAAAAGCATAGATCCGCTGGTTTCTCAGCACTAGAAGCtaggaataaaacaaaaaaagtaaacacTGTCTGTCTTAAGTGTCCGTCCCAGCCAAGCGTTTGCGCTGAATGCTATGGAGAAATTCATACGCAAATTACGAAAAGAATGTAATTTTTagaataagtaacttttttcataatttcataacaatttcattacaaatttCCATTGATATgtgctaaaatatataaatatgttttttgatTTGCACTTAATCTTGTTTCATTTCAAGTCTTTTAGTTTTCGTAAATAAAGCTCAAATTtcgcggttttttttttactcataagtaattaatcgattttcttgaaaaaaacACTTTGGAGATCCTTATCACGCAAGCCaaaggcaaaaaaaatatatgaaatcgTAGGGTCGCAGCGGACCACACGGCCTGTTGGTAAAGTTTATACCGTGTCCCGCCGGCGTACCACGTGGCGTGCCTCAAAAGATGCTTAAGATAGACCATGGCTTGGAGTATAAGACAGGACGTGGGGCGCGAGCAGCCCACGTGGCCAGGTAAAGTggaaaaattgtttgtttggtgGCGATGAGAGTGTTAAATtcttatcttatatattattaaattcctTAATCGACccccattttcttttttttttgtatgggtTGTTGACCCCTGACTAAACTTACCgccatttttaaaagtaatagtGTAGACTGTGGTGTGATAACATACTCAAAGATAGAACACATAAATTATGTCTAGAACTAATTTGTAATCAGTAATCACTCATTcataaatactatttattaGAACATAACTAAACTACTAAAATAAAGCGGATATATTTTAAGCCATAAACTGGcaacatttactttttatttgtgttggTAGCCCCAAAACATGATTGGTGAATGATTAGTGTGAATCTTTTTCGAGAACCAATCAAAAATCACCAGGCACACAGTATAAAAATGTCGTCGATcttgtaattaatattgtaatttagCTTTATTTTCCGATTATTTACGCGGGCGTTATCATTTGGAGAAATAATTTCTGACGATTGTGTTCCCTAGTTAGTTTCATTCTCATTTCCTAAATAATATTCTTATCAAAAGGTAAGTTTCTGTGCAAAAATTACTTTCTCTCTTGACAGATGGTCTACGTCTAATGTTTTTaccaatttgtaaataataacaaagttTTGGTACATttgcattattatttacataatcagCTGAGTTTGGCTACGTGTCGAAAGCCGGagcttcttttttaaataattgttttgtgGAGACTAAAATAAGAACTAGATAATTATATTGGGTGTGCCATTAAAAACTGACGATTGATAGaacgtaatttttttgtacagAAATGGGCGACGAAATGGATCCTTGCGAATGCCTTTGGAACCATGAAATGGCCATGAGGCGCCTGATTTCTCTGGTAAGTTATCAGCTGACCTTGGCTCACTTAGTTATAAGAACTCTCCACCTCAGCATGTGATAGCAATAGTCCACATGCACTTATCTTTGTCTTAGACAGATAACTACTACCTATATACTGCATTGTTAAACCTTTATTTTGTTAGTAAGTTAACCATTATTCTGGTGAAACCTATTAATGTTTTTAGATccatttataaacaaattacaagAAAGCATTCCACAACAGCAATTCATACAATGCCAAATAAGCAATGTGGATGAAAAAcatgcaatttttttgcaatgtTAGTTCAACATCCTATTGTTATTCTGTACCTTTTGTTATAGTTTGCTAAAGCCAATTATGTATATTCTGTAATTGGttgttttaaacatttttactgcctaacaattatataaaaaatcaagccaattttaaaaatatttttatattggatTAAATTGAAAACTGTCATATAGGAAGTTTGTTCTCAAATACCACTGCTTAACATATTTAAGTTAGTTTATCTTGTTGCAAATGCTAGAATCAGGAGAATGATAATTTCGCTTATATTAGATGAAaatgaaacattatttatataggtatttgaCATTAAGGTTTTTTGAAGAATGTTAGAGAGGATcattataaatcaatattcCCTTGAGGGGTTTCCTAGATTAAATATGAGTTAAACCTTGTCTGATATGTTATCAgtattttgcaataaattcTGAACTAAATATGCTACTTATCTGAAACTGGAATGTTTATCAGCTACATACAGTGTTATGTGATATGTATTTACcataaacacaaaaacattattgttttgactgaaaataatgatagtaAATTAACCACTTATACCTAGTAACAAATACAACTTGATGAGTTAAACCCTGAATTTGGTTTTAGGCTACTAGGTTAGTCTCAAATCCTAAATACGGCAAAGATATTAAATAGaatatctttttcattttcacaGCTTGTATATTTAGAATTTAGCTATAggattaaaaagtatttttctcCGTTAAAGTTTATTATCATCTTCTTGGTGTCAATTCCACTTATGTCCTCTTTTTATAGGTAGAAATATGGGTGCATCTGCAGCCATGATTCTGGAGcggagtcagatttttacatgaaaaataaCTCCCAACTGAATTTGGCAACACTAACCTTCATTTGTTTCCCTCACTGTATGAATATGGGTTATCATTTAAAGTTATATACAGTCACCTGGAAAAGTCCAACATAACTTCTTTATAGCAAATGTTTCTAAAGTTTTATTAGGACTTTTACTGATAATTGTACAAACATAAGTCAGGAAGGAGTTAGTTGTTATCATCAACTTAGCATGTTCATTAATAACCAAtacatgttataaaaaattcttCCAGCTCCGTCAAGGGCAATCATACTGCACAGATAGTGAATGCCTAGAGCAGCTGCCAGGGCTGCCGGCTCCACAATCAGCCGGGAACAGCTTCCTCGTGATGTTCCTGATGATGGCCCTCGCCGTCGCCATGTACATGATGCGCCCGCAACGCAACCAGATACAGGATGTCACCAAACCGGACCGCAATCAGGTTTATTCAGTTTATATCTTTTGGCTACAGCTAATAGAAgataaaatactgaaataggAATCCACATTCAACTTGGTCatctacttttttttactattttatgttGACTTGAATCCCAAATACTCTAAACTCTCACCTCTTGAAATAACAATAGTGCTAGATTGGTgtgtattatttttgcatacaAAAACAACGTTATTTTTGTCTcttatttaatgatatttcGCTGATCACATCATATTGTTGTGGATTAAATATCACAGCCACTCATTATCGCAACGGATCTGTGGGATGTTAtggaagatttaaaaatattttcccaaATCACCGACGAGTTGATTTGCGCCTTGCATTGtttaatgtacttttaattgcttaaaatgtaatttgtttataaacagGAATGTAAATGCATGATATCAAAACTTGTTTAcagtaatttaaattgataaaattttatgaaagttATAGATACGTTCTTTTATTGCGTTCTTAGTGCAAGTTTACTTACAAGCAATGTATACCTACCGCAATTTGGCTATTAGCGGTATTACCAACGCAGCGGGGCTTGCGTGTTTTAATGAACGTAGCGCTTTTTATAAACAAgtagactatattttttataaactatagctttttataaacAAGTAGAATATACGACATCCCACGTCACTctgaaaaaactaaattttcatCATGACCTAACCGGGAATCGAACACAGGATCCTTTTGTCTCAAACAAAGCCTATAATGCAAGCCCTATAATGTTGCGCCACAGCGaggcaaacatacataaaacagcAATCAAACAACCATAATGTTTGTTTGCCgactacataatttataacaaactttTGTAAGAAGAaaccgcctccaatcgatatcctcTTTTCTTGAAGTCGGTCAAATTTCTGAAACCCCGGAAGTGTAACAAaaactttcctgaaaaccgcatcaaaatcagcTTTGCGAAATAATCTcggataaatatacatacaaacaggtGAAACTGAGAACCAACTTCTTTTTGAAGACGGTTAAAAATGAGGCGAAatcgtatttataaattaaaatgatttgtTCCCAGGACCGTGACGGCGCCCCGCCCACTCCTCCGCGGATCTAATACACAGCCACACAACGGAGGTGCAAAGGATTCCagtaaattgtattataataataaagtattacACGTTGCCCTGTTCGATACACTAAAGGGACGCAATTCTAAGACcttgtatagatatatatgtaaaacgTAAGTggagattatattttatcgattGATAAAGGATCTGGTTCTCGCCAAAAGTTATATATTCCACTGAAATTTAATATGCGGCAAATTTATTGGTTGATATCTGATGTATGTAGTTTTGTGTAAAGTCTAGTTAGACGAACCATTCCATTTCGACAGTATGTCCACTTGTCTGATGTAGGCCCATTCCATAGGATTcgaaataatgtaaaacttTAGTACTACTGAATGTGACGTGCTGTGTTTGAGAGAACAATGAGTTTTTCACATTGCGTCTATATTCAGAAAATGATTTGACAACTCTGCAGAAAACTGCATGCGATGCAAGACGGCGACACATTCCTATAGTTTCAAGTACAATATGGCATTTGTTTTGTCTTATATTGTTGCGAATTCTATGTCTCCTTACAATCCTCTGTGTGAGAGCTTTCTTCAAACATTAATTTAGAACTGGTgctataattttatacttacattttgtGCGATCATTTGGATAGAgatgaatagatcatttagtATCTCTgaagtatgtataaaaatatctcaaaTTCATCACAAGtgcaatataaattaaataacagatCTGAATTGTAgcgtaagaaaaataaataatattatgtcacaatatagtaagtatactacttataattttatgattcTCTTTTGTTCAACATAGCAAATCGCTGTGATCCTTTCTAGTTTAGTTGCAAGTTTatcatattcatttaaattttttaagtgCACTTATTTTTGCTTGTTTTCACCATGTTATAAGAAAGCGgtcaactttaaaattaaatatttggtcCCAAAACCTAACAACATTAATTCATTGACCTGTTATGTGACCAGTCATTTGGTAACTATAATATCCGATAactttttgtgataaaaagatttgtttactataaaatccccatttttgttttttttttttattgaccgtggatatttattagttttaattccACATTTACTTTGGGTTGGGTTTTAAGCTATTTTCatctcattattatttttggacaCATCATAcattgtatgatatttaaaacaaaatattgttgaaTTATTTCTGGATCGATGTACTGAGGTCCATCATTTTTTGTCTAAATACTTTGCCATCCTAATggttaatgttaattaacatTGATTATTCATCATTGGTTAGGTAAGGTAgaaggtaagtacttacatatggtTTATTAATCATGTGTACCTTCTCTCTCACCTCAGAGAAAAAGGGGAAAAAAACATATGGCAGCATGTGGCTTATCAATGATTGTGTATAATCTCAGGATGGCtaaacatttttgaaattctTTGATTGTTTTTTAAGAGAAATTCCAGCACAGTTTTAGTTATGTTGTATTAGgatgtttagttttatttgcaaacaataaataactgACATGGATTcttttcattatataaaacaaataaaaatgtatataaagtaatatgtactttttatttttaaaatgcatTTGTTTGACGGTATATTTATAATGGTAGTTTAGGGGAAAGAAACAttcaaaaaacctttttttttaccacaaaatacatactatcacgtctatattcctcgcggggtagacagtgccaacagttcagctgtttggcttaatgatagaattgagattcaaatagtggcaggttgccagcccatcgcctaaaggaatccctagtttataaacctatattGTGTAAAATAGGTATGGAAATGAAAATGGACAAGAGGAGAGACCAAATCCAATCGCGTACTGGAAAAAGTGGATGAGTACAATTACTTAGGGCGCCAGTTTACATTGGGCAGAAATTCTATGAAGGCAGAAATAAGTCGTAGAATCCAACTGCTGGTCTGATGACATAAAGACCATGCCGGGGTAACCTGGGCCAGAAAACCCTTATATAAGATAAAACTAAGAATAAGATATTGGAAAGACATATGCCCAGCAGTGGGAGAAAGCAGCCCAGCAGCTTTGGACAAGTTTAaggtatttttacaattagtTAACTTTCTacttgtaaattaatttcatgcggttttttattgtaatatttagtaTATTTCTTCCTCACCCTTCTAACAAGTGCGGCCTGAATAGTAATAACTTGAACCATGGACACAAGAAAGTTCCAgagttaaatgttttaatatctTCAAGAGACAAGTCCCTTTTTTAACCGTGCAAGCCTTTATCTTCTGCGCGTTTGACTTACCATATTTTAATTCCTTTTAttgaacttaatttttaaaaaatatttcctatCTAACCTATAAATCCATGACGGTGGCAGTACAAAAATACTAAGAATTAGATATGGTACTTCATAATTAATTGTACGAGAGATCGCCTACAGGGAGGCGACGGGCTCTGATCATGACTCTTGTATTCTATCCACTTCGCTTTTCACCTTTTTCAACAACTTGCTTATCTGTTTGTACTTCCCTGTTGAATTGGGGAGGTTCTCAAAGTTGATGACGTCACATATATCTTTGGCAAACTTGTCGTCAGTCGGTAACTTTACGTATGGGGACGCCACATTCATCACTGGGGTCCCGTACATTGTAGTTTTGACGTGTCCTGTCCTCAATTCCATTGTTGATTCCGAATCAGCATCAGATACAGAAACTGACGCCTTGTCTGAACTCGTGCGCGTGACATCATCCGAAGCCGAAGCAGAGAGTGACGCCTTGTCTGTACTCGTGCGCGTAACATCATCCGAAGCCGAAGCAAAGAGTGACGACTTGTCTGAACTCGTGCGCGTAACATCATCCGAAGCCGAAGCAAAGAGTGACGCCTTGTCTGAACTCGTGCGCGTCACATCATCCGAAGCAAAGAGTGACGCCTTGTCTGAACTCGTGCGCGTAACATCATCCGAAGCAGCGACTGACGCCTTGTCTGAACTCGTGCGCGTAACATCATCCGAAGCAGCGACTGACGCCTTTTCTGAACTCGTGCGCATAACATCATCCGAAGCAGAGACTGACGCATTTTCTAAACTCGTGCGCGTAACATCATCCGATTTACTGACATTTGCAGTTCCTTTGTCACTTTCACTGCTAACGACTACAACTTTATTATCTGATTGTTGTTCAGTTTCCTGCGAGTCATCATATTCGGAATAATCTTCCATTTCTACGTCAGACCCAATCGGAGAAATGTCACCTTCTAGAGCGtctaacaatttttgtttcttgttttcAAGGTCATTCAACGTCGGACTGCTGATATGGTATTTGTCATTTACATCGAGTTTCTGAAAAcataattagaaaatataaaatatcgccatgccgtgtagttcccgatACATTTTTAGAATACGATGGAGTGGCCATTTTTCTCCCGTGGAagttgtaaaaggcgaaaggcttataaactcgtgATCCTactttaggcaatgggctagcaacctgtcactatttgaatctcgataccatcataaagccatacataaatgaacgtggcctttcagtttacGAGAtcgttagctctgtctatcccgtaatggataaagacgtgaggaaattttacaaacatataatgtaaaatttcGCTAGACTTTTGTAGGTGGTAAAACGTAAAAACATTGTCCCTAAATCCTCATATCTTAAACCTTTCCGAGAGCATTTGACCTGACCTGTCTCCAGAAAATTCCCAGGAAGCTTATTGAGGTTTATTGAGAGAGTTCAGTAACAGGAGTTCTTCTACTCAGTGAATTCTAATATCTATTAAGTATATCAAAATGATATTGTGCACACCGTAAGATCTTTGGGTCACATTACGAATTAACTCAATCATAGTACCTAAAATCAAACCGCAACTGACTTACATCATCACTCAAGGAGTCATCAACCGTCACCAAGCTGACGTTCTGTTCTACGATGACCACGTCAGAATTGTCCGGGTCAGTCTTGTCGTCCACCGTGATGACGTCACTCTCCGGGGagtgcggcggcggcgggggaGGGGGCGGGGGCGGCCGCGGGGCTTCGGGCGGCGCCTCGTCCGGAAGCGGTGGATTCCACGGAAATACCGCTGTTTCTGGGAAACAGAAATAtggataaaaattattgtatggATGAGTTTAGAAATTTCCTCCttgctttagtcccggttgcatcgtAACCACTCTGAAGTTgtagttaaaatatttcccaggtatattttaaaaatcttcaaCAATTACCATACATTTTTGATATGCTTGGATCATTATCTAGCTAAATGTGGCACTTAAGTCTGTCTAACCCTTAGATAACGGATGAAGACGTTATGTGAGTGGGCGCGggtctatacatataatcttgtACTCTTATGAGAACTAccaaatttctaaaaaaaaactactttttcAAAACTTACCGTCTCCGCTGTCCAGTTCCATCTCAGCCTGCCCTTCCTGATTGGTGTTCAGAGAGGCTGACGGGAAGAAAGTCAGCTTCTTTCGTTTATACGCCATCATTGCATTTGGTGCTAGCTTTGCCAACATCACTATCTTGCTGTCCTGGTCTGACATTGGCGGCAGGTTGTATAAGTGTGCTTCCTGGTGAATGAACAGCGAAAATATTCACGATATTGTATAGgcataatgatttattttaacttgttttatacatatttatacaaatatatacggaacaaattacactgattgattAAGCCTCGCCACATTAgattaagttcgagacttgtgttacgagatactaactcaacgatactatattttataataaatacttatatagataaaacgtACAAGAGcctggccaatcagaaaaagttcttttctcatcatgccctggccgggatttgaacccgggacctccgatgtcacaatCAAGCGtaccaccgctgcgccacagaggccattaatgtgattgatttaaaaaaaatcattattaaaaatttaaatagagaaACGAATGTCATAGAAAACGTAAATTAAATACGCTATATAAATACCTCCTTGTACCGCGAACTGGCCTTTACATTAAAACCAGGGAAATCCAGGATCTTTTTGATGTCGAACTTGTCCTTAGTGCCGAGATCGCACAACTCTCCCTCTTCTTCCTCAGGGTCTTGGATAGCAGTGCCCTGAATTATAGGTACATTAAAATTCTTGTAAAGGAAAAGATAatcttttt
This is a stretch of genomic DNA from Amyelois transitella isolate CPQ chromosome 5, ilAmyTran1.1, whole genome shotgun sequence. It encodes these proteins:
- the LOC132904436 gene encoding piggyBac transposable element-derived protein 4-like, whose product is MSDSESDPDYQPSYSSQSASSSDESSSHSEEDGRPIQPRAPTPTSNWYQSDGSRQKQFPLDIQPGINVPNDCDSELSIYRLFLTEDVMDLMVNMTNCYANKTLTLNRVTRNMRLSKWTDCTPEEMLKFLGLLIYMGLKKLPRISDYWSKNILYESKVCRQVMSRNRFELLLRCWHFEDTIFLGPSHADRLIRIRRFLELLTKNFHNVKTPGEYVTIDESMVAFRGRISFMQYIPGKRHKYGIKLFKLCDDDGYALDIIVYEGKTANRQDSVATDVVMKLCQPYLGVGRSVVTDNFYTSVDLAKKLLDNNTHLIGTLRKNRKGLPKKVIQEKLKKGEMIAMENSDGILVLKWKDKREVFALSTKHSIGFVSCKSKRNPNKTVLKHKCSIDLSDQLASYSSPARRNIRWFQKLAVDLLFSTAVTNAYITYKKHKNLHSKTYTITKFRENLCLQMLGIKDSNPAESSLRQPEHKFSKSLLTDHRSRLVRRRCIHCYEKHRSAGFSALEARNKTKKVNTVCLKCPSQPSVCAECYGEIHTQITKRM
- the LOC106139080 gene encoding small integral membrane protein 14; amino-acid sequence: MGDEMDPCECLWNHEMAMRRLISLLRQGQSYCTDSECLEQLPGLPAPQSAGNSFLVMFLMMALAVAMYMMRPQRNQIQDVTKPDRNQDRDGAPPTPPRI
- the LOC106139087 gene encoding zinc finger CCHC domain-containing protein 8 homolog encodes the protein MSKRKAGVNDIIYELDNDDIEISSEDEAAKDAKIFRLDSKSPVSDTKHYSNDDSYSQESIDIGSHKENTLPLLEKNGGKISPISTFSDDKTVYNNGVQVQHLENNVDIDKKNSMDGTKTMIFNEDIVIDSPASNSDLGAIGCVNRTPLVTVKFNDIKLAKVYKEKVKAFMLRLIKLHCEDSSDTETDLELDIWPEDLIEDDFINPVEKEPEDNLFFIDTAPCDAPVEVPTYSQLSTVISNVPDREPTPPMAMRRGPTCFNCDGSHRLQDCLAPKNKARIAENRKNMTTRVGRYHVEDEQKYGHLIPGRISGKLRHALGLKRHELPLHIYRMRLLGYPPGWLEEARISHSGITMFDSSGTAIQDPEEEEGELCDLGTKDKFDIKKILDFPGFNVKASSRYKEEAHLYNLPPMSDQDSKIVMLAKLAPNAMMAYKRKKLTFFPSASLNTNQEGQAEMELDSGDETAVFPWNPPLPDEAPPEAPRPPPPPPPPPPHSPESDVITVDDKTDPDNSDVVIVEQNVSLVTVDDSLSDDKLDVNDKYHISSPTLNDLENKKQKLLDALEGDISPIGSDVEMEDYSEYDDSQETEQQSDNKVVVVSSESDKGTANVSKSDDVTRTSLENASVSASDDVMRTSSEKASVAASDDVTRTSSDKASVAASDDVTRTSSDKASLFASDDVTRTSSDKASLFASASDDVTRTSSDKSSLFASASDDVTRTSTDKASLSASASDDVTRTSSDKASVSVSDADSESTMELRTGHVKTTMYGTPVMNVASPYVKLPTDDKFAKDICDVINFENLPNSTGKYKQISKLLKKVKSEVDRIQES